DNA sequence from the Sinorhizobium sp. RAC02 genome:
CGAACTTTCCGGCGGGCAGAAACAGCGTGTCGGCATCGCCCGGGCGCTCGCCACATCGCCGAAGCTGCTGTTGTCCGACGAGGCGACGTCCGCACTCGACCCGGAGACCACGCAGTCGATCCTGGCGCTTCTGAAGCAGATCAACGCCGAGCTCGGCCTGACGGTGCTGCTCATCACGCACGAGATGGAGGTGGTCAAGACGATCGCCTCGCATGTCGCCGTCATCGACAAGGGCCGCATCGTCGAACAGGGACCGACGTTTGAGATTTTCACGGCGCCCAAACACGAAACGACGCGGATCCTGCTGTCGTCCACGGTGGGCACCAATCTTCCGGAATGGCTGCGCACCGGCCTGAAGGCCGCGCCCGCACCGGGTGATCGCATTCTCGTTCGGCTCACCTTCTTCGGGGCGACGGCCTTCCAGCCGCTGACGGCGCAGCTCGTCACCGAAATCGGCGGCAACGTCAACATTCTCGCCGGTGCGATCGAGGAGATCGCCGGCGAGCCTTTCGGCACATTGGTCGTTGCCTATCCGGCGACTCCCGAGGTGCTTACGCGCGCCGATCGCTTCTATGCCGCAACCGGCCTTTCCACGGAGGTGCTCGGCTATGTCGCCTGAGATGCTGTTCGACCTTCTCTGGAAATCCCTGCTGCAGACGCTGCATATGGTGGCCGTCTCCGGGCTGGTCGGCTCGTTGATCGGTCTGCCGATCGGCATCTTCCTGGCCACCAGCGGCAGGAACGAACTTTTTCCGGCGCCAGCGCTCAACCAGGCGATCGGGCTCGTCGTCAACGCGGCCCGTTCCACGCCCTTCATCATCCTGGTCGTGGCGATCATCCCGTTCACGCGCCTGCTGACGGGCACCTCGATCGGTACCACAGCGGCCATCGTGCCCCTGACGATCGCCACCGTTCCGTTCTTTGCGCGCCTCGTCGAGGCCGCCATTCGCGAGGTCGACAAGGGGCTGATCGAGGCGGCGCGCGCCATGGGCGCAACGCCGATGCAGATCGTCTTCAAGGTGCTGCTGGCCGAAGCCCGGCCGTCGATCCTGCTTGCCTTCACCATGACCATCGTCAGCCTCATCGGCTATTCGGCAATGGTCGGTGCGGTCGGCGGCGGC
Encoded proteins:
- a CDS encoding methionine ABC transporter ATP-binding protein, whose amino-acid sequence is MVTFESVTKRYGDDANAFVALDGVDMTVGRGAITGIIGRSGAGKSTLIRLVNGLEKASGGRVVVDGTEVGQLSETGLRGLRREVGMIFQHFNLLSSRTAFDNIALPLEIAGFDAAAIKAKVAPLLDLVGLGDKAASYPSELSGGQKQRVGIARALATSPKLLLSDEATSALDPETTQSILALLKQINAELGLTVLLITHEMEVVKTIASHVAVIDKGRIVEQGPTFEIFTAPKHETTRILLSSTVGTNLPEWLRTGLKAAPAPGDRILVRLTFFGATAFQPLTAQLVTEIGGNVNILAGAIEEIAGEPFGTLVVAYPATPEVLTRADRFYAATGLSTEVLGYVA
- a CDS encoding methionine ABC transporter permease; translation: MSPEMLFDLLWKSLLQTLHMVAVSGLVGSLIGLPIGIFLATSGRNELFPAPALNQAIGLVVNAARSTPFIILVVAIIPFTRLLTGTSIGTTAAIVPLTIATVPFFARLVEAAIREVDKGLIEAARAMGATPMQIVFKVLLAEARPSILLAFTMTIVSLIGYSAMVGAVGGGGLGDLGIRYGYQRFMPEVMLAVVIVLIVLVQLVQSAGDALARRFDKRNRKT